In Silvanigrella paludirubra, one DNA window encodes the following:
- a CDS encoding multidrug efflux RND transporter permease subunit, whose amino-acid sequence MNISAPFIKRPVATTLFMIAIFLVGLLAYKFIPVSALPEVEYPTIQISTFYPGASPEVIASSITAPLEKQFGQMPGLKQMTSASSNGASLITLQFNLKMSLDIAEQQVQAAMNSSSNLLPSDIPNPPVYHKVNPADTPILTLALTSQVLSLPKIEDLVETRFAPKISEIPGVGLVSINGGQRPAIRIQANPQYLASNGLNLDDIRTTIMYSNVNTAKGNFDGTRLAYTINSNDQLLTKESYENLIISYKNGAPIRLKDVANVINDAENNKQAAWMNLNQAIILNIQKQPGSNVIEVVDSIKSLLPKLKSTLPNNIDVEILNDRTITIRNSVKDAQFELILAVILVVFVIFVFLNNLPATFIPSIAVPLSLIGTFAVMYQLGYSLNNLTIMALTIATGFVVDDAIVMIENIARYIEEGESSFQAALKGSAQIGFTILSLTVSLIAVLIPLLFMSDIIGRLFREFAVTLSVSILISAIVSLTLTPMLCRYLLKHKQIKLKNKFEVFIQDILDKMIHYYSMSLKFVLNYQKTTLIIAFLTLFLTITLFLIIPKGFFPIQDTGLIQGITEAPQSISFSEMYKKQQEVMSEILKDPAVENLSSFIGVDGTNFTLNSGRILIKLKPIEERNLHASKIIDRIQNNVSKTKGITLYMQPVQDINIDDRISRTQYQFSLNSPYSSEIEKWGTLLVENLKKSPELKDIANDTQSFGLQSRINIDRNSAARFGITTANFDSTLYSAFGQRQISTMFSQTNQYHVILEVNPDLKITPSNVLDSLFIQSNSGSAIPLSSFANIKQSSEPLVIYRQGQFPVSTISFNLASKKSLGDAVTAIENTKNSLNFPESIQTTFEGAAKSFQNALANESLLILAAIVVVYIVLGILYESYIHPLTILSTLPSAGMGALFALQITNSDFDIIALIGIILLIGIVKKNAIMMIDFALEMERNEKKTPLEAIFQACLLRFRPILMTTLASLLSAIPLAFGSGMGSELRRPLGISIMGGLIVSQFLTLYTTPVIYLLFDKLARSFKILIHSNSKNSKTIEDINE is encoded by the coding sequence ATGAATATTTCTGCTCCTTTTATAAAAAGACCTGTTGCAACAACGCTATTTATGATTGCTATTTTTCTTGTGGGGTTACTTGCATATAAATTTATTCCCGTTTCCGCGTTACCTGAAGTAGAGTATCCAACAATCCAAATTTCTACATTTTATCCAGGAGCAAGTCCTGAAGTAATTGCATCTTCTATAACAGCACCACTTGAAAAACAATTTGGTCAAATGCCCGGCTTAAAGCAAATGACATCAGCAAGTTCTAATGGAGCTTCTTTAATAACACTTCAATTTAATTTAAAGATGAGTTTAGACATAGCAGAGCAACAAGTTCAAGCCGCAATGAATTCAAGCTCAAATTTGTTACCTTCTGATATTCCAAATCCTCCTGTTTATCACAAAGTAAACCCAGCTGACACCCCAATATTAACTTTAGCTTTAACTTCACAAGTATTATCTTTACCTAAAATTGAAGATCTTGTTGAAACAAGATTTGCTCCTAAAATTTCTGAAATACCTGGAGTCGGTTTAGTTAGCATAAACGGAGGGCAGCGCCCTGCCATTCGAATTCAAGCTAACCCACAATATTTAGCATCAAATGGATTAAATTTAGATGATATTCGAACAACAATTATGTATTCAAATGTAAATACGGCAAAAGGTAACTTTGATGGAACAAGATTGGCTTACACGATAAATTCAAATGATCAATTATTAACAAAAGAGTCCTATGAAAATTTAATTATTTCATATAAAAATGGCGCTCCTATTCGATTAAAAGATGTTGCTAACGTTATTAATGATGCTGAAAATAATAAACAAGCTGCTTGGATGAATTTAAATCAAGCTATTATATTAAATATTCAAAAACAACCAGGATCAAATGTTATTGAAGTGGTCGATAGTATTAAAAGCTTATTACCAAAATTAAAATCAACACTACCAAATAATATAGATGTAGAAATATTAAATGATCGAACAATTACGATTCGTAATTCGGTCAAAGATGCACAATTTGAATTAATATTAGCTGTTATTTTAGTTGTTTTTGTTATATTTGTTTTTTTGAATAATTTACCAGCAACATTCATTCCGAGTATAGCAGTTCCTTTATCCTTAATTGGAACTTTTGCTGTTATGTATCAATTAGGCTACAGCTTAAATAATTTAACCATAATGGCTTTAACAATTGCAACAGGATTTGTTGTTGATGATGCTATTGTTATGATTGAAAACATAGCAAGATATATTGAAGAAGGTGAATCTTCATTTCAAGCTGCACTAAAAGGATCTGCTCAAATTGGTTTTACAATCTTATCTTTGACTGTTTCTCTAATTGCGGTATTAATTCCATTGCTTTTTATGAGTGATATAATAGGAAGATTATTTCGAGAATTTGCTGTAACATTATCTGTTTCTATATTAATTTCAGCTATAGTCTCTTTAACTTTGACTCCCATGTTATGCAGATATTTATTAAAACATAAACAAATAAAATTAAAAAATAAGTTTGAAGTTTTTATTCAAGATATATTAGACAAAATGATTCATTATTATTCTATGAGTTTAAAATTTGTACTAAACTATCAAAAAACAACATTAATTATTGCCTTTTTAACTTTATTTTTAACAATTACTTTATTTTTAATCATACCTAAAGGGTTTTTTCCTATTCAAGATACTGGATTAATACAAGGAATTACAGAAGCCCCTCAATCCATTTCTTTTAGTGAAATGTATAAAAAGCAACAAGAAGTGATGTCTGAAATATTAAAAGACCCCGCTGTAGAAAATTTATCCTCTTTCATTGGTGTAGATGGTACTAATTTTACATTAAATAGCGGAAGAATATTAATTAAATTAAAACCAATAGAAGAAAGAAATTTACATGCCTCAAAAATTATCGATCGAATTCAAAATAATGTTTCTAAAACAAAAGGAATTACTCTATATATGCAACCCGTTCAAGATATAAATATTGATGATCGGATTAGCAGAACTCAGTATCAATTTAGTTTAAATTCACCTTATTCTTCAGAAATAGAAAAATGGGGAACATTATTAGTTGAAAATTTAAAAAAATCGCCTGAATTAAAAGATATTGCCAATGATACGCAAAGTTTTGGTCTACAAAGTAGAATAAATATTGACAGAAATAGTGCTGCACGCTTTGGAATTACAACAGCAAATTTCGATTCCACTTTATATAGTGCTTTTGGACAAAGACAAATTTCAACAATGTTTAGTCAAACAAATCAGTATCACGTTATTTTAGAAGTTAATCCTGATTTAAAAATTACCCCTAGCAATGTCTTAGATTCTTTATTTATTCAATCCAACTCAGGAAGCGCCATCCCATTATCTTCTTTTGCTAATATAAAACAAAGCTCAGAGCCTTTAGTTATTTATAGGCAAGGACAATTTCCTGTTTCTACAATATCTTTTAATTTAGCATCAAAAAAATCATTAGGAGACGCAGTAACAGCAATTGAAAATACAAAAAATAGTTTAAATTTTCCTGAAAGTATTCAGACAACTTTTGAAGGAGCTGCTAAAAGTTTCCAAAATGCTTTAGCAAATGAAAGTTTATTAATATTAGCTGCTATAGTTGTTGTTTATATTGTATTAGGAATTCTATATGAGAGCTATATTCATCCATTAACAATTTTATCCACCCTTCCTTCTGCAGGTATGGGAGCGTTATTTGCACTACAAATAACGAATTCTGATTTTGATATTATTGCTTTAATTGGAATTATTCTTCTTATTGGCATTGTGAAAAAAAATGCAATTATGATGATAGACTTTGCTCTAGAAATGGAAAGAAATGAAAAAAAAACTCCTCTAGAAGCAATTTTCCAAGCTTGTTTACTTAGATTTAGACCCATATTAATGACAACTTTAGCATCTTTATTAAGTGCAATTCCACTCGCTTTTGGCTCCGGTATGGGATCAGAACTAAGACGCCCCCTTGGCATTTCCATTATGGGAGGTTTGATTGTCAGCCAATTTTTAACTCTATATACAACACCAGTTATATATCTTTTATTCGATAAATTAGCTCGTTCCTTTAAAATATTAATTCATTCTAATTCAAAAAATTCAAAAACAATTGAGGATATAAATGAGTAA
- a CDS encoding efflux RND transporter periplasmic adaptor subunit: MNKEKIHIILNKIKSNWRILFIIIISITVAITTIFFILNFSPLKIIFNNNDKYYKKNSNDNLNKKSKEDTNLKTNENLNKFSTILVQTSKVQKKDVPVYINALGTVTPIESVTVKTEINGELLKIFFNEGQLVKQGDILAEIDSKPLKAQYSQYQGQLFKDQAFLTNAKLDLKRYKILYPSGGISKQTLDTQSWLVKQYEGVIQSDKGQLDAVNVNLNHCKIKAPISGKVGLRQVNPGNYVQISDPNGIVIINKIQPIHIVFSISEDYLPQILEKTKIQFKIPTLAFNKEQTEQISSGELVSTDNQIDLNTGTIKLKAQFLNEKQNLFPNQFVNIKLLIETLPEAKIVPISAIQHGKIGDYLFIYENKKAKLRKVTTGPTDGDNIVIKSGLNLDEFVIIDGLDKLADGIEVSVP, from the coding sequence ATGAATAAAGAAAAAATACATATTATATTAAACAAAATAAAAAGTAATTGGCGTATTTTATTTATTATAATTATTTCAATTACTGTGGCTATAACGACAATATTTTTTATCCTTAATTTTTCTCCATTAAAAATAATTTTTAATAATAATGATAAATATTATAAAAAAAATTCAAATGATAATTTAAATAAAAAATCAAAAGAAGATACTAATTTAAAAACAAATGAAAATTTAAATAAATTCAGCACTATTCTTGTTCAAACATCTAAAGTGCAAAAAAAAGACGTACCCGTTTATATAAACGCTTTAGGAACGGTAACTCCTATAGAAAGTGTTACTGTAAAAACAGAAATTAATGGAGAATTGCTTAAAATATTTTTTAATGAAGGACAACTTGTAAAACAAGGAGATATTCTAGCAGAAATTGATTCAAAACCATTAAAAGCACAATATTCACAATATCAAGGACAATTATTTAAAGATCAAGCTTTTTTAACAAATGCAAAATTAGATTTAAAAAGGTATAAAATTTTATATCCTTCAGGTGGCATTTCGAAACAAACATTAGATACACAAAGCTGGCTTGTAAAACAATATGAAGGAGTTATTCAGTCAGATAAAGGGCAACTTGACGCTGTTAATGTAAATTTAAATCATTGTAAAATAAAAGCTCCTATTTCAGGAAAAGTTGGATTAAGACAAGTGAATCCTGGAAATTATGTTCAAATATCGGATCCAAATGGAATTGTTATCATTAATAAAATACAACCTATTCATATTGTTTTTTCTATTTCAGAAGACTATTTGCCACAAATTCTTGAAAAGACAAAAATTCAATTTAAGATTCCTACCTTAGCATTTAATAAAGAACAAACAGAACAAATATCTTCAGGTGAATTAGTTTCAACGGATAACCAAATAGATTTAAATACAGGAACAATAAAATTAAAAGCTCAATTTTTAAATGAAAAACAGAATTTATTTCCCAATCAATTTGTAAATATAAAACTCCTAATAGAAACATTACCAGAAGCAAAAATTGTTCCTATTTCAGCTATTCAGCATGGAAAAATTGGTGATTATTTATTTATTTATGAAAATAAAAAAGCAAAACTTAGAAAAGTAACAACAGGCCCGACAGATGGGGATAATATTGTTATTAAAAGTGGTTTAAATTTAGATGAATTTGTCATAATCGATGGCTTAGATAAATTAGCTGATGGAATAGAGGTCTCTGTTCCATGA
- the fliW gene encoding flagellar assembly protein FliW, giving the protein MKINTSRFGEVEVNESDMISLPEGLIGFPELNQFILLDHDNDSPFKWLQSVSDPAMAFIVISPLSFRPDYMVEVTEEEVSALKLSNPNEAVISVIVTIPMDPKKMSANLKAPLVFNLSNRLGKQVVLKDPQYQTKHFIMEEMKRYSQRDTQNDLKKAIQQQIANKMDNETVNK; this is encoded by the coding sequence TTGAAAATAAATACATCACGCTTCGGAGAAGTTGAAGTCAATGAAAGTGATATGATTTCACTGCCTGAAGGACTTATTGGGTTTCCTGAACTTAATCAATTTATATTATTAGATCATGATAATGATTCTCCATTTAAGTGGCTCCAATCTGTTTCAGATCCTGCAATGGCATTTATCGTTATAAGTCCATTATCATTTAGACCAGATTATATGGTTGAGGTAACTGAAGAAGAAGTTTCTGCTTTAAAATTATCAAACCCCAATGAAGCCGTTATTTCAGTTATTGTTACTATTCCAATGGATCCTAAAAAAATGAGTGCTAATTTAAAAGCCCCATTGGTGTTTAATTTAAGTAACAGGTTAGGGAAACAAGTTGTTTTAAAAGATCCTCAGTATCAAACAAAACACTTCATTATGGAAGAAATGAAACGTTATTCTCAAAGAGACACACAAAACGATCTCAAAAAAGCTATTCAACAGCAAATTGCGAATAAAATGGATAACGAAACAGTAAATAAATAA
- a CDS encoding branched-chain amino acid transaminase: MSLENRDFGEIWMDGKYVPWQEAKVHALTNTLHYGAGVFEGVRAYESDKDSSIFRMHDHTNRLFQSAHIIGMKIPYTKKEINDAQIEILKRNKLKSAYIRPMAYYGGEALGLLMNKLSVRVMIAAWDWGSYLGEENLIHGIKVGTSSYTRNHVNSVLSKAKANGNYLNSIMARQEAVHNGHQEALLLDHQGYVAEGSGENIFVVKDGKIYTPTLTSALAGITRDTIIHIAQNQGMEVKEIQITRDMIYIADEAFFTGTAAEVTPIRELDGRTIGSGKRGEITEHLQKTYFSIVKGKMPDYEKYLTRYSI, encoded by the coding sequence ATGTCATTAGAAAATAGAGATTTTGGTGAAATTTGGATGGATGGAAAATATGTACCTTGGCAAGAAGCAAAAGTACACGCATTAACAAATACGTTACATTATGGTGCTGGAGTTTTTGAAGGCGTAAGAGCTTATGAATCTGATAAAGATTCCTCTATTTTTAGAATGCACGATCATACAAATCGTTTATTTCAATCCGCTCATATTATTGGAATGAAAATTCCTTATACAAAAAAAGAAATAAACGATGCTCAAATTGAAATTTTAAAAAGAAATAAACTCAAATCCGCTTATATTAGACCAATGGCCTATTATGGTGGTGAAGCATTAGGTCTTTTAATGAATAAACTTTCTGTAAGGGTGATGATTGCCGCTTGGGACTGGGGATCTTATTTAGGAGAAGAAAATTTAATTCATGGAATAAAAGTAGGAACTTCTTCTTATACAAGAAACCATGTTAATAGTGTTTTATCTAAAGCAAAAGCGAATGGGAATTATTTAAATTCCATTATGGCACGTCAAGAAGCAGTTCATAATGGCCATCAAGAGGCTTTATTATTGGATCACCAAGGGTATGTGGCAGAAGGAAGCGGAGAAAATATTTTTGTAGTTAAGGATGGAAAAATATATACTCCAACTTTAACATCCGCTTTAGCGGGGATTACTAGAGATACCATTATTCATATAGCTCAAAATCAAGGAATGGAAGTAAAAGAAATTCAAATAACACGTGACATGATTTACATTGCTGATGAAGCTTTTTTTACAGGCACTGCAGCAGAAGTAACACCAATACGTGAACTTGATGGAAGAACAATTGGTTCTGGCAAACGCGGAGAAATAACAGAACATCTTCAAAAAACTTATTTTTCTATTGTTAAAGGGAAAATGCCTGATTATGAAAAATATTTAACGAGATATAGTATATAA
- the leuB gene encoding 3-isopropylmalate dehydrogenase, translating into MKKTISILPGDGIGPEVMEQTIRIIKKIENKFDHYFTLNHGYIGGAAFEKYGCHFPDTTLHVCKNSDAILFGSVGGPILESHSVKWKDCEKNSILALRKNFQFSSNIRPAKVYPELQDICPLKDSVIGENGIDIVIVRELLGDIYFGEHKSYIIDNIRKAHDISEYDEKQIEIVAHQSFKLAKLRKNKVTSVDKANVLDTSKLWRTILTEISKEYPDVTLEHMLVDNCAMQFFINPSQFDVLVTANLFGDILSDAAAAIPGSLGLMPSASFNVKGFALYEPSGGSAPQIAGKNIANPIAQILSFAMLLKQSFHLIEEANSIEQAVHSTLKAGYRTQDICLNKSKAITTSEITDKILSFI; encoded by the coding sequence ATGAAAAAAACGATTTCAATTTTACCAGGCGATGGAATTGGCCCTGAAGTGATGGAACAAACAATCCGTATCATCAAAAAGATTGAAAATAAATTTGACCATTATTTTACTTTAAATCATGGTTATATTGGTGGAGCGGCCTTTGAAAAATATGGATGCCATTTTCCAGATACTACATTGCATGTTTGTAAAAATTCGGATGCCATTTTATTTGGATCTGTTGGCGGTCCCATTTTAGAATCCCATTCTGTAAAATGGAAAGATTGTGAAAAAAATTCTATTTTAGCTTTAAGAAAAAACTTTCAATTTAGCTCAAATATAAGACCAGCAAAAGTATATCCAGAACTTCAAGATATTTGCCCCTTAAAGGACAGTGTCATAGGAGAAAATGGGATAGATATTGTTATCGTTAGAGAATTGCTTGGTGATATTTATTTTGGTGAACATAAATCATATATCATAGATAATATCAGAAAAGCCCATGATATTTCGGAATATGATGAAAAACAAATTGAAATTGTGGCTCATCAAAGTTTTAAATTAGCTAAACTTAGAAAAAATAAAGTAACATCTGTTGATAAGGCTAATGTATTAGATACTTCTAAACTCTGGAGAACCATTTTAACTGAAATCTCAAAAGAATATCCAGATGTTACCTTAGAACATATGTTAGTAGATAATTGCGCTATGCAGTTTTTTATAAATCCCTCCCAGTTTGATGTTCTTGTTACGGCAAATTTATTTGGAGACATATTATCTGATGCTGCAGCTGCCATCCCAGGAAGTTTAGGTTTAATGCCTTCAGCAAGTTTTAATGTGAAAGGATTTGCTTTATACGAACCCTCAGGTGGTTCAGCACCTCAAATTGCAGGTAAAAATATTGCAAATCCAATTGCGCAAATACTTTCTTTTGCCATGTTATTAAAACAATCTTTTCATCTTATTGAGGAAGCAAACTCAATAGAGCAAGCGGTGCATTCTACATTAAAAGCAGGTTATCGGACTCAAGATATATGCTTAAATAAATCAAAAGCAATTACAACTTCAGAAATAACAGATAAAATATTAAGTTTTATATAA
- the leuD gene encoding 3-isopropylmalate dehydratase small subunit, with protein sequence MNTNQTIFGKCIPLEMNNVDTDLIIPAQYLTSVTKNGYGINLFKRLRENSNDFVFNQKKFQNSSILITQENFGCGSSREHAVWALKEYGIQVVIASSFADIFAGNSLKNKLLLIQLDKFTIQKLILNSSENEYFLNIDLKNNSIHSSLNEDFEFVIDSFQKSCFMNGFDEIDYLMTFKNKIVNFKNAQIEQGIIPSLNH encoded by the coding sequence ATGAATACAAATCAAACTATTTTTGGAAAGTGTATACCTCTAGAAATGAATAATGTAGATACCGATCTTATTATTCCAGCACAATATTTAACTTCCGTAACAAAAAACGGATATGGAATAAATTTATTTAAAAGATTAAGAGAAAATTCAAATGATTTTGTTTTTAATCAAAAAAAATTTCAAAATTCCAGTATATTAATAACACAAGAAAATTTTGGTTGTGGATCTTCCCGAGAGCATGCCGTATGGGCTTTAAAAGAATATGGAATACAAGTCGTCATTGCCTCATCTTTTGCTGATATTTTTGCTGGAAATAGTTTAAAAAATAAATTGCTTCTAATTCAATTAGATAAATTTACTATACAAAAATTAATATTAAATTCTTCTGAAAATGAATATTTTTTAAATATTGATCTAAAAAATAATTCTATTCATTCTTCTTTAAATGAGGATTTTGAATTTGTAATAGATTCCTTTCAAAAATCTTGCTTTATGAATGGATTTGATGAAATTGATTATTTAATGACCTTCAAAAATAAAATTGTAAATTTTAAAAATGCACAAATAGAACAAGGGATTATTCCTTCTCTAAATCATTAA
- the leuC gene encoding 3-isopropylmalate dehydratase large subunit: protein MKKNIVEKIWENHVIDNSSNGISVIAIDFGFLHEVTSAQAFQTIEDRNIPILNPKQFIATIDHSISTSENRNETFDHAAKKQVELLRKNTKKHDIPFFDFDSGYQGIVHVVGPELGITQPGLTIVCGDSHTATHGAFGALAFGIGTSELTHVFATGCLLLHKPKVMKVEFKGERPNGVFAKDLIMKLISEIGIGGATGHIIEYTGNVIRKMSMEERMTICNMSIECGAKGGLISPDETTYSYLKNRPFAPSHKNWDKLTNYWSSFQSDPNCNYDTQVTIDINHLNPMVTWGTNPSQAIEINGFIPKDSEISESEKLMYQKAIDYMKISPGTKIEGTKIDWAFIGSCTNGRIEDLRITAEILKNRKIHPSVTLYIVPGSESVLKQAKEEGLDKIFINAGADFRMPGCSMCLAMNDDKVPNGKRCISSTNRNFVGRQGTGSYTHLASPATVAASALEGKITSPLKYL from the coding sequence ATGAAAAAAAATATTGTTGAAAAAATATGGGAAAATCATGTTATAGATAATTCATCGAACGGCATTTCGGTAATTGCGATTGATTTTGGATTTTTACATGAAGTAACATCAGCTCAAGCCTTTCAAACAATAGAAGATAGAAATATTCCTATTTTAAATCCAAAACAATTCATAGCTACTATTGATCATAGTATTTCAACAAGTGAAAATAGAAATGAAACGTTTGATCATGCTGCAAAAAAACAAGTAGAATTGCTTCGAAAAAATACAAAAAAACACGATATTCCTTTTTTTGACTTTGATAGCGGATACCAAGGTATTGTTCACGTTGTTGGTCCTGAACTTGGGATCACACAACCTGGATTAACAATTGTTTGCGGAGACTCTCATACGGCAACTCATGGTGCCTTTGGTGCATTGGCATTTGGCATTGGTACTTCAGAACTCACACATGTTTTTGCCACTGGATGTTTGTTACTTCATAAACCGAAAGTAATGAAAGTTGAGTTTAAAGGGGAAAGACCAAATGGAGTTTTTGCTAAAGATCTCATTATGAAATTAATTTCTGAAATTGGGATTGGGGGAGCGACAGGTCACATAATTGAATATACAGGAAATGTCATACGCAAAATGTCAATGGAAGAACGTATGACTATTTGTAATATGAGTATTGAATGTGGAGCAAAAGGTGGATTAATTTCCCCTGATGAAACTACTTATAGTTACTTAAAAAATCGCCCCTTTGCCCCCTCTCATAAAAATTGGGATAAATTAACAAATTACTGGAGTTCTTTTCAAAGTGATCCAAACTGTAATTATGATACTCAAGTAACAATAGACATAAACCATTTAAACCCAATGGTAACTTGGGGGACAAATCCTTCCCAGGCTATAGAAATAAATGGATTTATTCCTAAAGATAGTGAAATTTCTGAATCTGAAAAGTTAATGTACCAAAAAGCTATAGATTATATGAAAATTTCTCCAGGTACAAAAATTGAAGGAACTAAAATTGATTGGGCTTTTATTGGTTCATGTACAAATGGTCGGATTGAAGATCTTCGTATTACTGCTGAAATTCTTAAAAACCGTAAAATTCATCCTTCTGTTACTTTATATATTGTTCCTGGTTCAGAATCGGTATTAAAGCAAGCAAAAGAAGAAGGGTTAGATAAAATATTTATAAATGCTGGTGCTGACTTTAGAATGCCAGGATGCTCGATGTGTCTTGCCATGAATGATGACAAAGTACCAAATGGCAAAAGATGTATTAGTTCTACAAATAGAAATTTTGTTGGCAGACAAGGAACGGGTAGTTACACCCATTTAGCATCACCAGCAACGGTAGCTGCCAGTGCTCTGGAAGGTAAAATTACATCTCCCTTAAAATATTTATAA